Genomic segment of Halostella limicola:
TCGACTGGCTGTTGGTCCCGCTGGCCGGCGGCGTCGCCGTCGCCGTCGGTGCGCTCGCGGGCGTCGCCGCGCTGGCGCGCCGGCGGGACGTGACGCTCGCCGACGTGCGGGTGCGCCTGCGGTGGCTCGCCGGCGCCGCGGTCGGCGGACTGCTCGCGCTGAGCGACGGTCTCGACGAGGCGGCGCGACTCGCCCGGCGAGCGCTGGCCCGCTTCGACTGGGTGCCCGAGCGCCTCCGGACGCTGGCGGCCCGCGTCGCCGCCGTGAACGCGGTTTCGACGGCGGTCGCGGCGGTGCGCCGCGTCCTCCAGCTGTTCGGCGTCGGCGCGGGCGGACGAGCCGCCGGAGAGGCGGCCGCGAACGGGCGCGGTGACGACCGCGTCCGCGCGACGACCGACGAGCCCGCGACCGAAGAGCAGCGGTCGCTCCGGCGGTTCTGGCGGCAGTTCGTCCGGATCGTCTCGCCGGGAGACTGGCGGACGCGGACGCCGGGCGAGGTCGCGCGGGCGGCGGTCCGCAAGGGGTTCCCCGACGGACCGGTGTACCGGCTGACGGAGGCGTTCCGGCGCTCGGAGTACGGCGAGGACCCGCCGGACGAGGAGCGCCTCTCGACCGCGAGACGGGCGCTCGACCGACTGCGGGACCGGACGGAGGACCGATGACGTACCGGCGACGGACCGTCGTCGCGCTCGGCGCCGCGGGCCTGCTCGTCGGCGTCGGCCTCGCGTTCGCGCCGGAGGCGGTGCCGCGCGCGGTGCGCGAACCGGCGCGGAGCGCGGTCGAGTCGCTCGGCGACGACCTGACCGCCGCGGCGGTCTCGCTGGTCGGTCTCGCCGCGGCGCTGTGGATCGCCCGGTCGTCGGACGGTGACGCCGCCGGGGCCGAGCCGCTGACCGCGACCCCGCCGGAAGCGGCGACGGCGGAGACGACCGTCGCCGGCGGCGAGTTCGACGCCGCGGTCGAGCGCGTCGGCGAGCGCGACCTCGCGGCGGGGGCGGTCGAGCGCGGGGAGCCGGCGACCCGCCTCCGCGAGACGGCGCGGACGGTGCTCTCGCGGACCCGTCCCGACGACGCGGACGTCGAGGGGATGATCGCGGCCGGCGCGTGGACGGACGACCGGGTCGCCGCGGCCTTCCTCGGCGACGAGCGGGCGCCGGGGTGGACGTTCCGGGAGCGCCTGCGGGCGTGGCTGGCTCCGGAGCGAGAGACCGAGCGCCGGGCGGCGCGGACCGTCGCGGCGCTCGGGCGGGAACTGGAGCGCCACGAGCAGCGGTGGCACCGGCGACCGAGCGACGGGACGGGCGACGAGGCGCGTGACGCCGGGGAGGTGCGTCGCTGATGCGGTCGGTCCCACGGTGGGGCGGCCCGGCGGCCGGGAGCGCCGCGCTAGCGACGGCCGGCGTGGCGAGCGGCGAGCAGGTCCTGCTCGCGGCGGCGGTCGTCCCGCTCGTGTTCGTCTGCTACGGCGCGCTCGCGACGACGCCGCCCGCGGAGAGCGTCCGCGTCGAGCGGTCGGTCCGCCCCGACGCGCCGATGCCCGGCGAGACGGTCCGGGTCGACCTGACCGTGACTAATCCGACGGACCGGCCGCTCCCGGACGTGCGCGTCGTGGACGGCGTCCCCGACCCCCTCCGCGTGGTCGCGGGGACGCCGCGGGGCGGGTTCGCGCTCCGGCCGGGCGAGTCGACGACGCTGTCGTACTCGGTCGTCGCTCGCCGCGGCGAGTACGCCTTCGACGCCCCGTCGGTGCGGACCCGCAACGTGAGCGGGACCCGGTACGACACCACCGCGATTCCGGTCGCGGGCGCCGCGCGGATCACCTGCGAGGTAGGCGTCGACGAGGTGCCCCTCCACGAGCAGACGACGGGCGTCACCGGGCAGTTGCCGACCGACACCGGCGGCAGCGGCGTGGAGTTCTACGCCACCCGCGAGTACCGGACCGGCGACCCGCCGAGCCGTATCGACTGGCGGCACCTCGCCAAGAGCGGGTCGCTGACGACCATCGACTACCGCCGCCAGCAGGCGGCCCGCATCGTGGTGGTCCTCGACGCCCGGGCGGCGAGCGACGTGGCGCGGCGGTCCGGCTCCCCCACCGGCGTCGACCTCGGTGTCTACGCCGCGGCGCGGCTGGTCGGAACGCTCGCGGACGCGGACCACCAGGTCGGCGTCGCGACGGTCGAGGACGGCGAGGCGGGACCGCGGATCGCCTGGGTCGAGCCGTCGAGCGGCCCGGAGCTCCGGGCGCGCGCCGAGCGCCTCTTCGACAGCGTGCTTGACGCGCCGGCCGAGGAGCGAAGCGTCGCGGACGGGGGAGGCGCTCCCGGCGACGGAGCGGCGTCGGACGCGCTCACCGAACTGCGCCAGCGCCTCGGCGGCGACGCGCAGGTGCTGTTCGTCAGCCCGTTCGCGGACGACTACCCGGCCGAGGTGACGCGCACGCTGTCGGCCCACGGTCACGCGGTGACGGTCGTCTCCCCGGACGTGACGGGCGCGGACACGACCGGGAGGCGGATGGCGGCCGTCGAGCGGGAGGTCCGGCTCGCCGACGTGCGCGACCGGGGGATCCCCGTCAATGACTGGCACCCCGACGCGCCGCTGGCGACCGCGCTGGCCGACGCGCTGGAGGGGGTGCGATGAGCGTCCCCTTCGTCACTCCGGAGTCGGCGTCGAACGGCGACGCGACGCCCCCGCGAACGAGCCGGGTGCTCGTCACCGCGGTCGTCGGCCTCGGCGTCCTGTTCGTCGGGTCGTCGACGGCCGTGCTCGGACAGGTGATAGAGAGCGCGCTGACCGGGCTGGTCGTCGCGGCGGCGCTGTCGCTGCTGAACGACGACGACCCCGAGTCGCTCGCGGCAGGCAGTCTGCTGCTCGCGCCGGCCGCCGCGTCGCTCACCGGCGACCTGATCGCCATCGCGGGCGGGCCGCCGGTGCGGGCGCTCCGGGCGGTCGCGCTGGTCGTCGCGTCGTTCGGCGTCGCCGCGTGCTGGACCGGCATCGTCGGGAACAGAACGCTGACCGTCGGCGCCTCGCGGTTTGGCTACGCGCTGTTACCGCTGTCGCTCGCCGCGCTCGCCGCCATGGTGTCGAACGTCGGCACCGACGCGGCGGCGGCCGCGGGCGGGCCCGTCCTCGACGCGCTGTGGCGCGAACTCGTCGCGCCCACGGCCCCGGCGCCGCGGATCGCCGACTTCCTCCTCCTGCTCGCGGTCGGCGGGTTCGCCGTTCGCGCGGCGCTTGAGCGCCTGCCCGTGGCCGAACTCGCGAGCAAGCGCGACACCGCCCGGCGGGCGGCGCAGGTAGAGCGCACCGTCGACGTCCTGCGGACGACCTACCGGGTCTGCGCGCCGGCGGGGCTCGTGCTCGGTGTCCTCCACCTCGCCGGCGCGGGGCCGTACGGCGCGCTCCCCGGCGGGCTGGTCGACCTGCTCGCGGGCGTGGCGAAGACGGAGGTCCTCCGGGTCCTGCTCGTCGCGGCGGCGGTCGCCGGATCCGTCGCCGCGGTCGCCGTCGAGGCGGTGCTGTGGGCGCGAACCGCCGCCGCGTCGGACGTCGCGCCCCGGGTCGTCCCCTTCGCGTCCGGCGTCGCGCTCATCGGCGGCGTGTGGGCGTTCACCGACCTCGTACTCGGGCGGGTTCGGTCGCGGATCCCGTCCGTCGCCGCGCCGGCGCTCGAGGAACTCGTCGGCGTCGTCGGCGAGACGCCGGTCGCCCTGCTCGTCGTGGCCGGGACGCTGGTGCTTTTCGTCGCGCTCGTCGGCGTCCTCACGCTGCTAGGCCGGTGGGGCTTCCTGACCGACCGGGTCGCCCCCGTCGCCCTCGCCAGCGCCGGCCTCTTCCTCGCCGGGACCGTCTCCGGCATGGTCGGGGACGGCCCCCTCGTCGTGTTCGGCGGCGTCGCCGCCGCGACGGTCGCCTGGGACCTCGGCGAGTACGGCGTCGGCGTGGCGGAGGGGCTCGGCCGCCGCGCCCGGAGCAGGCAGGGCGAACTCGCCCACGGGCTGGCGAGCGTCGCCGTCGGCGCGGCGAGCGTCGCCGCGGCGTTCGCCCTCCTCGGCGTCATGCGGCGGACGGTCCCGGAGGCGTCGCTCGTCGCCGCCGGCGCGTCGGCCGCGTTCGTCGGCACGTTACTCCTGCTGTCGCGGTTGCGGTGAGCGGCCGTCCGCCGGGCGAGCGGCGACCGGCACCGACCGCGGTCGGCTCACTCCTGGAACTCGCGCACTCGCTTCCCGCGGGCCGACCACGCCGTGACGAGGATGACGACCGCGTAGAACACTCCCACGACCGCGACGACGACCTCCCCCGGAACGACGACCATCGACGCCGTCTGTTGCCACGACTCGGACGGTTCGAAGACCGTGACCCGGGCGACCCACGCGGCGAGCAGGATCAGCAGCAGCGGGAGGTACGACCGCCGGAGCCGGTGTGTGAGCGCCTCGCGGAAGGAGATGTTGAACGTGGGTTCGCCGAGCTCTTCGCTGAGCTGTTCCCGCCAGTCCCGGTCGCTCGTGCTGAGCACCGTCTGGTCCGGCGAGTACATCTCGGCGTACAGGTCCTTCTGCAGGATGCGGACCCGGTTCCGCCAGACGTCGTACTCGCGGTAACGGGTCGCCTCCATGATCAGGAACGCGGTGACGCCGAACATCCCGATGATCATCACGTAGTGAGGGTTGTCCGGGCTGGAGAAGGCCCACGTCAGTATCGCCGCGACGACTACCACGGCCCAGTTCGTCGTCTGGTCCAGTCGAGCGCGCCAGGACGCCGTCCGGTCGACCTCGCCGCGGTAGAACTCCCCGGTCAGCCCCGCGAACGCGGTCCGGTCGTCGGAGATGCCGAGGTCCGCCTCGTCTGCGGCGTCCGATGCCCGTTCCGAGTCGCTTTCAGCCATGTCCACCGGACTACGACGGCGACGCGCAAATGCGCGGGGTCGGAGCGAGGGGGACGACGCGGCGGAACTATTTATATTAGAGAACGAGAACGCCGGAACATGTCGCGTCCGATCCGACCCCCGCGATCGGTGATGAGCGATGGCTGACCCCGACCGCGGACGCCTCGGGCTGTTCTTCGGCGTCCTGGTCAGCCTCGCGGCCGGGTTCGTCGCATTCTCGCTGCTCGCGGACGTGCGCATGGTGACGCTCGCGGCGCTGTACATGTTCACGCCGATGGTCGCCGGGCTGGTCGTCTGTCTCGTCCGGGGCGTCCCGCTGTCGACCGTCGGCCTGCGAGTCGGCCGGGCGCGCTGGCTCGCCGTCGCGGCGCTGGTCGCGCTCCCGCTGGTCGCGATCGCCCTCGCGGTCGCAGTCGCGGTGCCCGGCGTGGCGTTCGACCCGAGCGTCGATCCGCTGCCGGGCGTCGCGCTCCCGTCGGGGCCGCTCGGCGTCGCGGCGACGTTCGGGATCGCACTTGCGCTGGGCGCGACCGTCAACGCCGTCTTCGCTTTCGGCGAGGAGTTCGGGTGGCGCGGCTACCTGCTGTGGGAACTCGCGCCGCTGGGGTTCTGGAAGGCGTCGACCGTCATCGGCGTCGTCTGGGGGCTCTGGCACGCGCCGATAATCCTGGACGGCTACAACTACCCCTCGTTCCCGGTGGTCGGCGTCGCCGCCATGACGGTCGCCTGCGTCGCGTTCTCGCCGCTGTACACCTACCTCGTCCTCCAGGCGGAGTCGGTGCTCGCCGCGGCGCTGCTCCACGGCGTGTTCAACGGGTCGGCGGGGCTCGTCGTCGCCCACGCGGTCGGCGACGGCGCCGCGCTGGAGGAACTGGTCGCCAGCCCGGTCGGCGTCGCGGGCGTCGTCGCGTTCGGCCTCGCCGCCGCGGGCATCGCCGCCGTCGGCGCGCCGTCGCTCACCCGCGAGTTCGCGGGTGGTGAGCGCCGCACCGCGGACGAGCCGCCGCGGCCCGGCGGCGACCCCGCCGAGTGACCGTGCTCGTCGGCGTCTGCGGTCGGCTAGCCCTCCGGCCGTCGCTCGTCGATCGTAGGCTGTGGCTCGTCGGTCGTCGGCCGTCGCCCGATAGGTCAAGCCGAACACATACGTAGGGGCCGCCGCTATGGGGAGGTGATGAGCGACGCCCCGCAACTCACCGTCGACGAGGCCGCGTCGGAGTGCGCCGCCGTCCTCGACGCGGTCCACGACGCCGTCATCGCCGACAGAGAGTTCCTCCGCACCGTCCTCCTCGGCGTGCTCGCCCGCGGCCACGTCCTGCTCGAGGACGTGCCCGGGACGGGCAAGACCCTCACCGCCCGCTCGATGTCGGAGGCGCTCGGCCTCTCCTTCAACCGCATCCAGTTCACGCCGGACCTCCTGCCGAGCGACATCACCGGCACGCACGTGTACGACGAGACCGACGGATCCTTCGAGTTCAACGAGGGGCCGGTGTTCGCGAACGTCGTGCTGGCCGACGAGATCAACCGCGCGCCGCCGAAGACCCAGGCCGCCCTGCTGGAAGCGATGGAAGAGGGGCAGGTGACCGTCGACGGCGACACCCACGACCTCCCCGACCCCTTCTTCGTCATCGCGACCCAGAACCCCGTCGAGCAGGAGGGGACGTTCGAACTGCCCGAGGCCCAGCGCGACCGCTTCGTCGTGAAGACGGCGATGGGCTACCCCGGCCGCGGCGGCGAACTCCAACTCCTCAAGCGCCGCGCGAACCGCCACGAGCAGGCCCCCTCCGTGACGCGGGTGATCGATGACGCGGACGTGACGGACCTGCAGGCGGTGCCCGAGACGGTGACCGTCGAGGACAAGGTGCGGGGGTACGTCGTCGACCTCTGCCGCGAGACCCGCACCGACCCGCGCGTCGAGGTGGGCGTCTCCCCGCGCGGCGTCCAGCGCCTGTTCGAGGCGGCCCGCGCCCACGCCGTCCTCTCGGGCCGGGAGTACGTCGCGCCGGACGACGTGAAGCGGGTCGCCCACCCCGTGCTCGACCACCGCCTCGTCCTCACGACCGAGGCGTCGGTCAACGGCGTCGAGAAGGGCGCCGTCGTCGCCGACGTGCTGGACCGCGTCGAGGTGCCGGCGATGGCGACCAGTTGAGGCCGTTCGCGCGCCCGCCGAGCCGCCGTACGGCGGATCCGGGAGACTGAAGGGGGAGTCGCGAGTCCCCGACGCTATGAGCGACACGCACCCCGGAACGCCGACGGTCGGACAGGTGACGTTGATCGCCCTGTTCGTCACGGCGCTGGTGACGGCGCAGTTGACGGCCACGAAGATCCTCGCGTTTCAGATCCCCCTCTCGCTGCCGGTGACCGGCGCGACGCTCGTCCTGCCGGGCGCCGCCCTCGCCTACGCGGTGACCTTCCTCGCGAGCGACTGCTACGCCGAACTGTACGGGCGACGGGCCGCGCAGATCGTGGTCAACGTTGCCTTCGCGATGAACTTCGTTGTGCTGGCGCTGGTGTGGTCGACCATCGCCGCGCCGGCCGCCGCCTCGGGCGTCGACCCCGACGTGTTCGAGACGGCGCTCGGCGCGAGCACGAACGTCGTCCTCGGGAGCCTGCTCGCGTACGTCGTCTCGCAGAACTGGGACGTGGTCGTCTTCCACCGCATCCGCGACTACACCGACGGCGACGCGCTGTGGCTCCGCAACGTCGCGTCCACGGCGTCGAGTCAGGCGATCGACACGGTCATCTTCGTCGCCGTGGCGTTCCTCGTCGCGCCGACCGTCCTCGGCGTCGGCCAGGCGCTGCCGCTCGCGGTCATCGCCCAGTTGATGGTCGGCCAGTACCTGCTGAAACTCGCCATCGCCGTCGTCGACACGCCGTTCGTGTACGCCATCGTCGGCGCGGTCCGCGAGCGCGAGGGCGACCGCGTCGCGCCCGCCTGACCCCGCACAATCGTCCGGTTTCGGACCGGTCGAGCGACTGACTGCGACCCTTTTGCCGCTTCACGTGGGAGGACGACCCATGGCCGACACCCCGAGCATCGATACGGTCGAGGAGGGCGACGACTACTACCACGTCCGGTACCGCGACCCGGACGACTTCGACACGATCCGCACCCCGGACTGGGCGGAGGAGGCGTCCGACTCCGTCTCGGAGGGGAGCGAGGTCCGCACCGGGAAACGGCAGGGCAGCGACGACTGGGAGGTCCAGAGCGTCCTGATCAAGAAACAGGCCGGCGAGGACAAGGCCCGCGAGCAGGCAGAGGAGATAGTCGAGAAGATCGAGTCCTGAGCGTCGGTACCGTCGGTTTTTCGCGCTCGTCACGCCGAGACTACCGGGTAGCGCTCGCGACGGCTGTTTAATATCGGATAGCAATTCGATAGCAGTATTTATTAACTTCTACCCCAGTCTTAATACCATGACGAACGAGCTAACGCGACGCGACGCGCTGAGAGCGGGCGTCGGAACCCTCGCGGCTGGCGTCGCCGGCTGTCTCGGCGCCGTCTCGGGTGGAAGCGAGAGCGACGGAACGGCGGTCCAGTCCTCCTTCTTCGTGCTGGGGGACTTCGCGGACAGGGTCGCCGGCGACGCGGCGGACGCGAACACGCTGGTGCCGGTCGGCCAGCACGGCCACGGGTGGGAGCCGTCGGGGCAGCTCCAGCGCGACGTGCTGACGGCTGACGCCTTCGTCTACGTGGGCGAGGGGTTCCAGCCGTGGGCCGACGACATCGTCGCGAACGTGCAGTCCGACGACGCCGACGTCGAGCCGATCGCGGCGTGGGAGAACGTCGACCTCCTGCCGGTCGACGGGGACCACGAGGGGGATACTGACCACGAAGACGGCCACGAGGAGGACCACAACGAGAGCGAGGGAGGCCACGAAGACGCACACGACGAGAGCGAGGACGACCACGACCACGGCGACGCCGATCCGCACTTCTGGCTCGATCCGACCCGAGCGGCCACGGCGGTCGAGACCATCGCCGAGGGAATGGCGGCCGTCGACCCGGACAACGAGGAGACGTACGCCGAGAACGCCGAAGCGTACCGGGAGGAACTCGCGGCGCTCGACGAGCGGTTCGAGTCGACGCTGTCGTCGACATCGCGCGACGCCGTGCTCGTCGCGGGCCACGACTCGTTCGGGTACCTCGCGCGGCGGTACGGGTTCGAGGTGCACGCGCTGACCGGTCTCTCGCCGGACGACTCGCCCTCGCAGCGCGACGTCCGCGAGGCGCAGGAGGTGGTGGACGCCCACGGGATCGAGCACGTGCTCGCCCCGGTGTTCGAGTCCGACCGCGCGGCGGAGCAGCTCGTCGAGGAGACCGACGCGACCGAGGTGCTTCCCGTCACGGCGTTGCCGGGGCAGCGCGAGGACTGGGCGGCGGACGGCTGGGGTTACGTCGAGGTGCAGGAGAACCTGAACCTGCCGTCGCTGGCAACGGCGCTGGGGGCCGAATGACGGCGGTCGTCGACGTCGAGGACGCCACGTTCGGCTACGGCGACCGCCCCGTCGTGGAGGACGTGTCGCT
This window contains:
- a CDS encoding queuosine precursor transporter, with amino-acid sequence MSDTHPGTPTVGQVTLIALFVTALVTAQLTATKILAFQIPLSLPVTGATLVLPGAALAYAVTFLASDCYAELYGRRAAQIVVNVAFAMNFVVLALVWSTIAAPAAASGVDPDVFETALGASTNVVLGSLLAYVVSQNWDVVVFHRIRDYTDGDALWLRNVASTASSQAIDTVIFVAVAFLVAPTVLGVGQALPLAVIAQLMVGQYLLKLAIAVVDTPFVYAIVGAVREREGDRVAPA
- a CDS encoding DUF58 domain-containing protein; this encodes MRSVPRWGGPAAGSAALATAGVASGEQVLLAAAVVPLVFVCYGALATTPPAESVRVERSVRPDAPMPGETVRVDLTVTNPTDRPLPDVRVVDGVPDPLRVVAGTPRGGFALRPGESTTLSYSVVARRGEYAFDAPSVRTRNVSGTRYDTTAIPVAGAARITCEVGVDEVPLHEQTTGVTGQLPTDTGGSGVEFYATREYRTGDPPSRIDWRHLAKSGSLTTIDYRRQQAARIVVVLDARAASDVARRSGSPTGVDLGVYAAARLVGTLADADHQVGVATVEDGEAGPRIAWVEPSSGPELRARAERLFDSVLDAPAEERSVADGGGAPGDGAASDALTELRQRLGGDAQVLFVSPFADDYPAEVTRTLSAHGHAVTVVSPDVTGADTTGRRMAAVEREVRLADVRDRGIPVNDWHPDAPLATALADALEGVR
- a CDS encoding metal ABC transporter substrate-binding protein: MTNELTRRDALRAGVGTLAAGVAGCLGAVSGGSESDGTAVQSSFFVLGDFADRVAGDAADANTLVPVGQHGHGWEPSGQLQRDVLTADAFVYVGEGFQPWADDIVANVQSDDADVEPIAAWENVDLLPVDGDHEGDTDHEDGHEEDHNESEGGHEDAHDESEDDHDHGDADPHFWLDPTRAATAVETIAEGMAAVDPDNEETYAENAEAYREELAALDERFESTLSSTSRDAVLVAGHDSFGYLARRYGFEVHALTGLSPDDSPSQRDVREAQEVVDAHGIEHVLAPVFESDRAAEQLVEETDATEVLPVTALPGQREDWAADGWGYVEVQENLNLPSLATALGAE
- a CDS encoding AAA family ATPase, with the translated sequence MSDAPQLTVDEAASECAAVLDAVHDAVIADREFLRTVLLGVLARGHVLLEDVPGTGKTLTARSMSEALGLSFNRIQFTPDLLPSDITGTHVYDETDGSFEFNEGPVFANVVLADEINRAPPKTQAALLEAMEEGQVTVDGDTHDLPDPFFVIATQNPVEQEGTFELPEAQRDRFVVKTAMGYPGRGGELQLLKRRANRHEQAPSVTRVIDDADVTDLQAVPETVTVEDKVRGYVVDLCRETRTDPRVEVGVSPRGVQRLFEAARAHAVLSGREYVAPDDVKRVAHPVLDHRLVLTTEASVNGVEKGAVVADVLDRVEVPAMATS
- a CDS encoding DUF2270 domain-containing protein, encoding MAESDSERASDAADEADLGISDDRTAFAGLTGEFYRGEVDRTASWRARLDQTTNWAVVVVAAILTWAFSSPDNPHYVMIIGMFGVTAFLIMEATRYREYDVWRNRVRILQKDLYAEMYSPDQTVLSTSDRDWREQLSEELGEPTFNISFREALTHRLRRSYLPLLLILLAAWVARVTVFEPSESWQQTASMVVVPGEVVVAVVGVFYAVVILVTAWSARGKRVREFQE
- a CDS encoding DUF7519 family protein, whose product is MSVPFVTPESASNGDATPPRTSRVLVTAVVGLGVLFVGSSTAVLGQVIESALTGLVVAAALSLLNDDDPESLAAGSLLLAPAAASLTGDLIAIAGGPPVRALRAVALVVASFGVAACWTGIVGNRTLTVGASRFGYALLPLSLAALAAMVSNVGTDAAAAAGGPVLDALWRELVAPTAPAPRIADFLLLLAVGGFAVRAALERLPVAELASKRDTARRAAQVERTVDVLRTTYRVCAPAGLVLGVLHLAGAGPYGALPGGLVDLLAGVAKTEVLRVLLVAAAVAGSVAAVAVEAVLWARTAAASDVAPRVVPFASGVALIGGVWAFTDLVLGRVRSRIPSVAAPALEELVGVVGETPVALLVVAGTLVLFVALVGVLTLLGRWGFLTDRVAPVALASAGLFLAGTVSGMVGDGPLVVFGGVAAATVAWDLGEYGVGVAEGLGRRARSRQGELAHGLASVAVGAASVAAAFALLGVMRRTVPEASLVAAGASAAFVGTLLLLSRLR
- a CDS encoding CPBP family intramembrane glutamic endopeptidase produces the protein MADPDRGRLGLFFGVLVSLAAGFVAFSLLADVRMVTLAALYMFTPMVAGLVVCLVRGVPLSTVGLRVGRARWLAVAALVALPLVAIALAVAVAVPGVAFDPSVDPLPGVALPSGPLGVAATFGIALALGATVNAVFAFGEEFGWRGYLLWELAPLGFWKASTVIGVVWGLWHAPIILDGYNYPSFPVVGVAAMTVACVAFSPLYTYLVLQAESVLAAALLHGVFNGSAGLVVAHAVGDGAALEELVASPVGVAGVVAFGLAAAGIAAVGAPSLTREFAGGERRTADEPPRPGGDPAE
- a CDS encoding DUF7269 family protein, with amino-acid sequence MTYRRRTVVALGAAGLLVGVGLAFAPEAVPRAVREPARSAVESLGDDLTAAAVSLVGLAAALWIARSSDGDAAGAEPLTATPPEAATAETTVAGGEFDAAVERVGERDLAAGAVERGEPATRLRETARTVLSRTRPDDADVEGMIAAGAWTDDRVAAAFLGDERAPGWTFRERLRAWLAPERETERRAARTVAALGRELERHEQRWHRRPSDGTGDEARDAGEVRR